CTTCAAGGGTTGCGCTGAACTGCGATTGTCCCCCCGGACGCCGAAGAAATACCACCATCATCTGCGCGATTCGAAGAGCCAGAGGTCTGCCAAGATCCTGTTCCACCAACGCGAGGCAAAGATCGATGCCAGCGGTTACTCCTGCTGACGTATAACAACTGCCGTCGCGGACATAGATGGGATCGGGATCGACGGCGACGCGCGGGTGGTCATGCGCAAGTTCGCTTGCCCAATTCCAATGAGTGGTTGCGCGACGCCCGTCGAGCAGGCCGGCTTTTGCCAGCACAAATGCGCCAGTACAGATTGATCCGAACCGCCGAGCCCGAGTGCTCTGCAATCTAAGCCAGTCCAAGAATCCAGGTTCGTAACGCAGTTCGCGCGGTCCCATGCCCCCGGCGACCAGCAGTGTATCGATCGCCCCGCGATATTCCCGGAACGTGCGATCCGTTTGTACGGGCGTGCCGAGATGGTTCGAAACCATGCGGTCGGCGCAGGCTGAAATGATATTGACTTTGTATGCCGGATCTCCGCCGCGCAGCCAATTGGCATCACCGAATACCTCGGCCGGCCCGAATACGTCGAGGGTCCGCATGGGCGGGACAGCCACAATCAGGACTCGTAGGGCGCTTCGGTGGGGTGAACGATCATCCGCGTGATTGCGCCTTGTCTTTATCTTTTGCCGGGCGGGCTGGTGTGCGAGCATAGCCGAAACCAAGGAAACCACCCCTTATTTTAAACTGTGATCTAGAGGATTAGCGGTCGCACGCACAGTCAGCGCAATCCTCTTCTTTGTTCTTTGTTTGTTTTTTGACGATTGCGGATATGAAAGTATCTCGTGCATGGATTGACTTGCTGCATTTCGCGGAAGTAAGATTCGCGGACGTGATCGGCTATAGCGGGCTTGACCAATAAATCGGGCAAAAGAACACACACCGCCGTTTGAGGATACGCATGACAAATCCATTGTTCCGTTCTTCATCTTTTCTTCCGAGAGGAGCGGCAGCAGCGTTGGCGGTTGTATGCATTGCACTCACCTCAACTCTGGTTGCGCAGAAATCTGCTGGCCCCCAGCCGGCGCCGATGACTCCGCCTATCGTTGCGCCGGCGGACACGCCCTATCCCGGAACTATTTCACTTTCCGTCGATGTCACCAACATTCGGGATCGCGTGCTACAGGTGCGCGAGACGATCCCGGTCAAAGGCCGCGAAATTACGCTGCTCTATCCGGAGTGGCTTCCGGGGACGCATTCGCCGTCGAACCCAGTGGCGGCACTTGCCGGTCTGGTCATCACCGCGAATGGGAAACGCATTCCGTGGGAGCGCGACCGCGTCAACATGTATGCGTTTCACATCGACGTCCCGCAGGATGTGAGCTCGCTCGACGTGAACTTTCAGTACGTCGGGCCGATTGATCCGAAGCGGGGACGGATCTCGTCGACGTTCGCCGACGTCACCTGGAACAGCGTGCTGCTCTATCCGGCGGGATATTTCTCGCGCGGCATCAAGTTCGAAACTACGATTCACTTACCGGAGGGATGGAAGTTCGCCAGCGCGCTGGAGGTAAAATCGCAGAACGGCGATACCGTTCAGTTCAAAGAGACTACGCTGAACACGCTGATCGACGCTCCACTTTATGCGGGCGCGAATTTCAAGCGCGTGGACCTTTCTACCGGGCCGGATAATCCGGTGTACCTCGATGTGTTCGCCGACAAACCGGCAGACCTCGAGATCACGCCCGAAGAGCTGCAATATCACAAGAATCTGGTGAGCGAGGCGCAAAAGCTTTTTCAGTCGCGGCACTATGACCACTACGATTTTCTGTTTTCGGTGAGCGACATTGTCAGCGGCAAAGGGCTGGAGCATCATCAATCGAGCGAGGACGGCTCTCGCGCCAACTACTTTAGGAACTGGGATGCAGGAGTGGGAGGGCGCGCTCTGCTGCCGCACGAATACACGCATTCGTGGAACGGCAAATTTCGGCGTCCGGCGGATTTGTGGACTCCGAATTTTAATGTTCCCATGCGCAACGACCTGCTCTGGGTGTATGAAGGCTTGACCGACTATTACGGCAACGTGCTCACCGCGCGCTCGGGCATGCGCACGCCGGAGCAGGCTCGGGATGTGTTTGCGCAAATCGCCGCGGCTTTCGAAATGAGCCCCGGACGCACATGGCGCTCGCTGGACGACACCACGAATCAGCCGATTATTTCGTCGCACGGCGCGCAGCCGGAGGTGTGGCAGAACTGGCAGCGCGGGTACGATTACTATCCTGAGTCGGATTTGGTGTGGCTGGACGCCGATACGAAAATACGCGAGTTGAGCGGCGGCAAGAAATCGCTGGACGATTTCGCGAGACTCTTTTTCGGGATGGACAACGGCAGTTATATCACCGTCGGTTACACGCTGGAAGATGTTGTGAAGGCGATGAACACGGTGCAGCCTTTCGACTGGGCGGGATTTTTTCGCGCGCGCGTATACGACGTGAGCCCGAGCGTGCCGGAGAATGGTTTCAGCCAGGGCGGTTATCGACTGATGTACAACGACGTCGAGCCGGAGTGGATTAAGAAAGCGGCTGATCCGACGCGCCCGACGAGTTTCGCAATGTCGCTGGGCATCACGGTCAAGGCGGATGGCGCCGTGGAAAGCGTGTGGTGGGATAGCCCTGCGTTCAAAGCCGGCCTGACGGCGGACATGCAACTGCAAGCCGTCAACGATCAGAAATATACGCCGGCAGGTTTGAAAGAAGCGATCATCGCCGCAAAGCAATCTGCCACGGGGCAATCTCCT
The Candidatus Sulfotelmatobacter sp. DNA segment above includes these coding regions:
- a CDS encoding peptidase M61 — protein: MTNPLFRSSSFLPRGAAAALAVVCIALTSTLVAQKSAGPQPAPMTPPIVAPADTPYPGTISLSVDVTNIRDRVLQVRETIPVKGREITLLYPEWLPGTHSPSNPVAALAGLVITANGKRIPWERDRVNMYAFHIDVPQDVSSLDVNFQYVGPIDPKRGRISSTFADVTWNSVLLYPAGYFSRGIKFETTIHLPEGWKFASALEVKSQNGDTVQFKETTLNTLIDAPLYAGANFKRVDLSTGPDNPVYLDVFADKPADLEITPEELQYHKNLVSEAQKLFQSRHYDHYDFLFSVSDIVSGKGLEHHQSSEDGSRANYFRNWDAGVGGRALLPHEYTHSWNGKFRRPADLWTPNFNVPMRNDLLWVYEGLTDYYGNVLTARSGMRTPEQARDVFAQIAAAFEMSPGRTWRSLDDTTNQPIISSHGAQPEVWQNWQRGYDYYPESDLVWLDADTKIRELSGGKKSLDDFARLFFGMDNGSYITVGYTLEDVVKAMNTVQPFDWAGFFRARVYDVSPSVPENGFSQGGYRLMYNDVEPEWIKKAADPTRPTSFAMSLGITVKADGAVESVWWDSPAFKAGLTADMQLQAVNDQKYTPAGLKEAIIAAKQSATGQSPAQQSKEPIRLLVKYGDEFMTVSIDYHGGMRYPHLERVEATPDRLDAILAPAR
- a CDS encoding GlxA family transcriptional regulator, giving the protein MAVPPMRTLDVFGPAEVFGDANWLRGGDPAYKVNIISACADRMVSNHLGTPVQTDRTFREYRGAIDTLLVAGGMGPRELRYEPGFLDWLRLQSTRARRFGSICTGAFVLAKAGLLDGRRATTHWNWASELAHDHPRVAVDPDPIYVRDGSCYTSAGVTAGIDLCLALVEQDLGRPLALRIAQMMVVFLRRPGGQSQFSATLEAQTRESRPLGDLLAWLPDHLRRDLSVESLSRRAAMSPRNFARLFRQEVGKTPGKHVEDLRLESARRQLESTSLSLEEIADACGLASAEILRRMFRRRLQTTPGQYRGSFGPTRLHR